aattccattccttctccttcttcataAAATATACATGCAGACTACCATAAACCATGCACGGCCCTCCTCTCCTATTTCCATtttgaccatttttttttcttttcttttttttaaaaacagaacACCCAACCCAAAATACCCTATAATATTTCCTCTCCTCTACTCTCCGTCCATCACtcgtttcttctttctttttatttctcaatcTAAGCTCATTCTTTCAATACACTTCCAGCACCCACATCTTCtcccttttcctttctttcttcacttaAATATTAGGCATCATACCCTTcttccatttatttttcttcttttccataCAAAAGTAAAACAGAAAACCCCCTTCCCATACACCGAGCTTCACTCCCCTCGTCTACACTACCCCAAAGAAAACCCTCTCACAATTACACTTCACAAGGCCTGTAAAATTGTCATATcctatttatttgaaataaaccCACCAATCTAACAAAATCTCATTCCCTCTGCATTAAAATTTGCGTGCCCATATTACACCATCACACAACAAACCCAACACTCAAACACCACACACCAAAGGCAGTTACTCATAAACACCAAGCACAATGCATGATAGGAACCCTTAAGTTTCACAATTTTCACAGTTTCAGTTAAAGCCACTCAACATGctcaaaacagaaaaagaaatgtaataGTACAACAGGTTTAAACCAACCAAACAGGCATATCATAAATTCACTCTTAGAAAAGGCCTAGCTCTCTTACCTGGTTTTCTCAATGAGCAGCTAATTGAAAACGTCCTAACAGGAACCCACTCAACATTAAAATtacagaacctacaaatcaccaaattggtgatagaacACAGCTCTTAGAGCTCCAATAGGCAGAGAATGGAAGGAAAAACACACGGGAAAAATGAAACTAgcaaagttgcatgccctaggttCAAGATAGttgaagaaaaaggggaaaagcGACTTACCGGTCGGAACAAGAAATTGTTCGATTCAAAGTGAAGCCCTTGCTACCGCGATCGTTTAGGCACcttcaattcaaaattcaaacgGTTTAGCATTGAgatattttagagagaaggtagagttATTATTTAGGAGAagagtttttgtttttagagagagaagggaaaattGACAAATGGAGACAATCTGATTTTTAGAAAACTCCTTCCTAAAGTCATGGGTCCTTAGCTTATGGGCTGGTTGCCTCAACATAAGGCTCAATAGCCTTATTATTTTTCAGGCTCTTACATCTAATCTACCGTATCCTATAACttactaaaaaatatacatagaacaaaaactatataaatatacataacaTTAATCTAACTACGCAACTAAAAAATTAATCCGTTGAATATATGTAAAGATTAACATTTCTTAGATGGATAGTGTACCTACAAACTCAAACTCTCATTGccacttttaaaaattcaaaactctTATTAATTCATATTCCAAAAACATCTCTCTTTATAAATCCCTCGATGGacgaagaaaataaaatactccCTAATAAAACTTAAACTATTCACCCAAAATTCACAATATATTAATTGGCCCAgtaatatacttattttaaaagctcttcaaaaaaaatatctagaaaagataaatatagtaaaatttgtctcgaaacttaaaaaaaagaaaagaaaagagaatacgagttattaaaaaagaaaaaaaataaaaagagaaacatttatcctcaatttgtatattttacattcgttattactttaaaattatatgtaataaaaaaaatcagtttttaCACATAacttattcttatttataaccTCACTTAACTAAAGATACTTTTTCAATAACTAAAACGAAGgaatataaatgtaataataaaattatatacatgtatttttAACAGTACGTATTTTAAAATCGATATTCTTATCAACATcaaaatttctattattttcttcgAAGAAAGCATATACATTATAAAAGTTGAAAGTTGCCTTTAATTTGTGTAATATAGTTTTCGTATGAGTCTAATATAGTTGTAtaatttttcaatgatttttgGCATTGTATTTGACTATGtgagaataattataaaaatcagaATAAGAATGATATAAATGTATAGaataagttagaaaataaaagtagagAAGTAGGGTATAAGTAAAGgttttaaaatagtattaatgAGTGTCGTTTGGGGCATTCGTAGTTACAGTCTTAGTTGGCTTACGCGGGGTCACCTACAGCTATGATAGAGGAATGAAGCAAAGAGTCCATAGACCAATAGAAGTTTAGTTAGCTGTTTCAAGCTTCAACGCCCCAGAACTACGCCTATCATCTTTTCTTCTCCCTCCTACTTACTTTTTATCCCTTTCGTTTCCTTCTCAAACGCTACGAGATTTCGTCATTCCTGTTTTATATCTCGTCTCGCATTTCCCCAAGTATCTGATCTAGGGTTTTTCACACTGTGCTCGTGAACACGAAAACAACCGTCATGGCGTCGCAGGAGCACATCGAGAAGATGCAGGCACGCCAGAATTTCCGGAATCTATGGCACACCGATCTCATGCGTACCATTCAGGCCGACACTCCTTGTAAGGAattcctcactttctctttctctttcacttttccAATTTCTCTCTTTATCTTTATACTCATGTCGTCTCAACTCTTGATTTTTCGCAGATTGTTGCTTCGCGCTGTGGTGGTATGTGATCTGGAACTTTCTTCTATCTAATcgatgtttttttttgtcaaatctGGTTCTCTGGATCTAATGAGtcttctttttgctttattttttcctCGATTGGACGCGGAAacaaatctttcattttcaatttcgcTGTTTATTGTATTCGACTTGTAGATCCAGGATTGACGTTGACTTGCATTGACCGACGAAGTATTTTAGATTCTGCTTAAAATAGTTTCCACGCTCTGTTCTAATTGATCGgtgttattatttgtttaactGTGTACTTTTAAAGTTATGTGGATCtgatgaagaaaacatgaaatgCATTCGTATTCTTGTTGAAGGGCATGGACATACTATGCTTATTTCGAGTGGTGTAAGATTGTCCTGAAGTGACAAAAGAGTTGGTGCACGAAAAATGACTGTAGGGAAGCGTGTTCTCATGTTCTGTCTTTGGGTACAATAGTATATTGATGGTTGTAGGAATCTGGCCTCTTTCAGTATCTTATACTGGGTGGAGGGGTTCTTATTTGCTAAACCTCCACAACAGAGGAAGGGTTGTATGAGAATTTAATCAATCTAACAGGTTATAACAGAGTGAGATGGTATTGGATAAAGTATTACGGGAAATATTTCATACTGCATCGATTGATAAATATTGTGTATTATTGCACACTAGTTTCTGCAGATTTTTTGATCCTATAAACTTcatgaatttgttttatatcCACCACAATCCACTCTTAGTTGGATCACAATTTTAGCTGGTCTACATTTTAGGCATGAAGTGAATTTATATTCTGCTGTAATTaatctaattttcttttgtccCATCATAGTGCACCGTGTGCGTCTTATCTTCTTCGCAAACGAGCTCTTTATGATGACATGTCAAGGTAATTGATTGATACTATTTCTGTTTTTTCCAACAttccaaaatactttttttacagagtctgtttttgtgatatatCTGTCGAATTATTTTTTCCAGATACACATGTTGTGCTGGTTACATGCCCTGCAGTGGTAGGTGTGGAGAAAGTAAATGTCCTGAATTTTGCCTTTGCACTGAGGTATAAAATGTGAACCTAtttttccttacttttatttgtACCTGGTATTGTGTCGGCATGTCATCTCTCTCCCTATCAGTCAGTTTGGCTGTGATGCCTTAACCATTGCATGATATTAGTCCTAAGTTTATAACAGATAATGGTATATCACATGTAGTCATTGTCGAAGACTTGAAATATGATTTAGGtatgaattaatggaaaaaataaaacgCATAGCAGGATTTTATGGTTAGGCTAATAAATTGTTTCCAACTTTTGAGAGTAGCTTCGTTACTAATGTTATCTTGTTGAGTTTGGAATCATGACGtttgataaaaatgattaaCTCTTCATGGTGAAGGGTAAAAAGGGTGTGTTAAACTGTTTGATCATCAAATGAAAATCTGTTGATCTCTCCTAGTTATGTAGTGAAGCTAGCACTATGCAGATTTTAGATGCAGCTTTACTAGCAATAAAGGTAGTTGAATATTGAGGTTGAATTGATCTATATACTGTTCaggatttttaaattaaactttataaatttgaagatccattgaaaaaaattttaattggaCCTTACTGATAGTGTCTATTGGTCATTATCCagttagaaaattttgaaactcCGGGGAAACAGTTCCAAACTTACAACATTGGGAAAATTTagccaaaattttaaaataaggaCGCTCGAGGTTTTAAAGCTGATTTTGAAAACGTTTATGATCAAATAAAAAAGCAGCTGAATGTCTTACACGGTTTTAGATAGCAATGTCCttcaaaaaggaaaatgtgGATCCAGTGGTGTGTCATTGTTAATGATGAACTGAAGCCTTTGTTATCGTCAAGAAGGACTTAGGAAGGGGTGGGCGTACTAAGTAAGCTCTTGATTccattttttaagttaaacGACAACTCATTGTAAGTTGTTGAGTTATTGTGTAgttgaaaagattgaaaatgTACTGAAACTAGATTTAGAGCAAAAACTAACTGCTTTATTTAAACATTGGGTGTTTGAAAATGGCGTTTTGAAcaattataaattgttatttgCAATTAAATAAATGTCACGCAGGATTAATTTGGAGCTTGAATTTTGGGTGTTGAATTGTGTGATTGTTACATATAGCAAGCTATATTTATTGATGTGTGTATCATTGTTTCAGGTTTTCCTCTGCTTTGGAAACTCAGTTGCCTCAACTCGCTTTCTTTTGCAAGATGAATTTAACATTCAAACAACGCAATGTGATAACTGCATTATTgtactttctctctctctctctctctctctctctctctctctctctctctctctctgctttTCTCTGCATTCACGGCCAAAtacatgcaattttttttcaatgatatTCAGTTAATTACGTGTAACTcttctttttagggtttcatgtTTTGCCTTCaacaaattgcatgcatattctCTATTGTTGCCATGATTGTTGGAAGCGAGGAAATTCAAGAGGCTTCTCAGTTACTATCTTGTTTGGCTGACTTTGTGTACTGCACGTAAGgcttcctcttctctctcaattttcaattaattgtgCACGTTATATTGGAAGGAGTTTGTACTAAATTTATTCTTCTGTTTATTTGTAGGGTCTGTGCATGCATGCAGGTAAGTTTGTTAATTATATCTGACATGGTTAATCACGATGTGGTACGCATGAAAATTGTCACTTGAGGAAATTTTGTTTGCAGACTCAGCACAAGATTGAAATGGACAAGCGTGATGGGAAATTTGGACCCCAACCAATGGCAGTGCCCCCTGTTCAGCAGATGTCACGCATTGATCAGCAAGTTCCTCCTTCTGTTGGGTATGCACCACAACCTGCATATCCGCCACAACCAGCGTATGGACAACCCTATGGTTATCCACCTGCCCCACCACCTTCTCAAGGATACCCAGCCCCTGGATACCCCCCAACTGGTTATCCCCCAGCTGCCTATCCTCCACCAGGGTACCCCCCATCTGGCTACCCTAGGTGATTACTTTAGCTTCCATTGTATTCTCTACACCGCTAATTGATTGGTTCATAAAACAATCGCACATGTTTCTGGTGAAATGCAATAGTTCCATCTCATCTGTTAATTATTTTGCATTTCCCATTACAAGTTTTGTTATGACTTGACACATTATGATTCCTGTCCTACTTTCTATTTTGTATATTGTTCTCGTTGGTGTTCATAAATAGTTCACTTTTTGTTATGTGCAATATCCcggtataatataatatacacTTTTCCAAATATGTTTAGAAAACAACTCGTGATTAAATGTGTGATGTAAACTGGGCTATTTTAGCAGTCATACATTATTAGGGATGACACCAATCGGGTATGACTAGTGCATATCCATTCTCCATGCTGTTCTGTTTTATTACTCGGtagttgtgattttttttttatagctGTGGGTACTTATAAATGTctgtaaatgttttttatattttattttttaattttaaataaaattatttaaataaaaattaattttaaagtacaGCGTAAATATAGTTGtataagtatatttaatttttaaaatgaaatttaaatgagtaatattaaaatataatttaagagaTTAATTCtgtaaaatataacttttatcttTGGTGATAAAGTTTACTTGTGACAAGGGATCAAACAGAAATAAGCTTTGGGGTTTGACGAAGTTCAATATCATTAGTTTCatctatttattatatatatatatatatatatatatatatatatatgtccgATGTGCCTTGAAATTATGTGTAATgttttatagatatatctataaaCAAGACTTTATTGGGTGTTGCTTATTACATAGattgctttttattttctaaaaactgATATTAGGAGATAAGAGCATTTCGGAAAGTAATTAGTTATTGTATTGAAAatgaatacaaaatttatattgagTGTCATCTTGTCacgataaaataaaatagaatttgtaaagcaaaaataatcaaagaataaagaaaaataataccgaaaaatattgaaaagccTTCTGAGATTTGAAACAAAATGTTAGtagttaataaatataactacTCTCTCtcgaaaataataatttaatcttaaaaacaccttaattatttaactaaaaatgtAACAactcaattcaaataaaatataactacgaattttatatcaatttgaATGTAATaacaagataaatattttaatttatatataacttattatatataataaatttgttatttgtacAATAgttatcttaaaattataaaattatgcatttaccttatattttgttttttattttactttattttaataagtgtACTTTTTTTCTCGTGCCATATTATGATATTTGTACtgaataaactaataaatttaaagctccatttttaattaaaaaactctTCAAGAAGTCAAGATCCGATATTTTCAATAACTGAGCCAGGTCTTGAGATTATATTGtagtattcttatttttttttggacaaGTGTGTTGAAGGgtttactttattataatttaataatataataagtcGAAAATACATATTAGgcattataagaaaatataattgggtataatataatattaacattttgaatatttaatttgatgtttattataatttgcgaaaacatatttttgaataagaggtttacaaaataatttatttggcAATAAAACTTCCAT
This genomic stretch from Vigna radiata var. radiata cultivar VC1973A chromosome 7, Vradiata_ver6, whole genome shotgun sequence harbors:
- the LOC106769398 gene encoding uncharacterized protein LOC106769398; its protein translation is MASQEHIEKMQARQNFRNLWHTDLMRTIQADTPYCCFALWCAPCASYLLRKRALYDDMSRYTCCAGYMPCSGRCGESKCPEFCLCTEVFLCFGNSVASTRFLLQDEFNIQTTQCDNCIIGFMFCLQQIACIFSIVAMIVGSEEIQEASQLLSCLADFVYCTVCACMQTQHKIEMDKRDGKFGPQPMAVPPVQQMSRIDQQVPPSVGYAPQPAYPPQPAYGQPYGYPPAPPPSQGYPAPGYPPTGYPPAAYPPPGYPPSGYPR